Part of the Deinococcus roseus genome, TGTACCAGAGCACTTTATTGATCAGCAAGAGTGCCCAGTCGCTCAAAGACTTTGAATTTGACAGTGCAATGGATCAATCCAAAACTTCCATTACCCTGTCACCCAACAACGCAGATGCCCATTCCAACAGAGGATACATTTATGGGATCTTGTGGATTTTCAGAAAAGAAGATCAATACAAGAAAGAAATGGATGCTTCTTTTGAAAAAGCCACCAGTCTGACCATCAACAATGCAGTTTATTATTACAAATGGGCAGCCATCTATGCCGACTCTGGAAAATATGAAGATGCATTGCAAAAAATTGAACAGGCCATCAAAACAGACCCCAACGCAGGCGCTTACTACAACGAGAAAGCCGTTTACCTGGAAGCACTGGGCAGAAAAAAAGAAGCTTTGCAGATGTACCAGCAAGCTTATGATCTCAGCAAAGCTGCCATC contains:
- a CDS encoding tetratricopeptide repeat protein, with the translated sequence MQYLKIVILPILFLLGYVAYFNINLYQSTLLISKSAQSLKDFEFDSAMDQSKTSITLSPNNADAHSNRGYIYGILWIFRKEDQYKKEMDASFEKATSLTINNAVYYYKWAAIYADSGKYEDALQKIEQAIKTDPNAGAYYNEKAVYLEALGRKKEALQMYQQAYDLSKAAIILPNINRLKEELHE